One stretch of bacterium DNA includes these proteins:
- a CDS encoding KH domain-containing protein has protein sequence MEEFISFVVKHLVDNPEAVQVEHLEKENGRHLYRLKVGDGDLGQVIGKEGKTAKSIRTLVVAVAARKGQRAGFEIIDPAHPRDDSDRAESGPPVSGA, from the coding sequence ATGGAAGAATTTATCAGCTTCGTGGTTAAACACCTGGTAGACAATCCCGAGGCCGTCCAGGTCGAGCATCTCGAAAAAGAGAACGGCCGACACCTGTACCGGTTGAAGGTCGGGGACGGAGATCTCGGACAGGTTATCGGGAAGGAAGGAAAGACCGCCAAATCCATTCGCACGTTGGTGGTGGCGGTCGCGGCGCGCAAAGGTCAGCGAGCCGGTTTCGAGATCATTGATCCGGCTCATCCGCGTGACGATTCGGACCGAGCCGAATCCGGTCCCCCGGTCTCCGGAGCGTGA
- the rimM gene encoding ribosome maturation factor RimM (Essential for efficient processing of 16S rRNA), whose product MNPQDLRTIGVVVGAHGLRGTLKIFPLSDFPERFEALHTALLCKADDPPQSVRITRVRRAQGCILIDLDEVRNREAVLNLVGAELCVREEDSWELPPDVFYLTDLLGFTGIGENGERIGVLRNVIRGAQDILEFEREDGGELLVPFVHRWVGRAKVSERTIEILNWRDLIEPDIIEPDPDSDDD is encoded by the coding sequence GTGAATCCGCAAGACCTTCGCACGATCGGCGTCGTCGTCGGCGCGCACGGACTGAGGGGAACGCTCAAGATTTTTCCGCTTTCGGATTTCCCGGAGAGATTCGAGGCGCTTCACACGGCGCTGCTGTGCAAGGCGGATGATCCTCCGCAATCCGTTCGGATAACGCGCGTTCGCCGGGCGCAGGGCTGCATACTTATTGACCTCGATGAAGTGCGGAATCGGGAAGCGGTATTGAATCTGGTCGGGGCCGAGCTTTGCGTGCGCGAAGAGGATTCCTGGGAGCTGCCTCCGGACGTTTTCTACCTCACGGATCTCCTCGGTTTCACGGGGATCGGAGAGAACGGCGAGCGAATCGGTGTACTGCGAAATGTAATCCGCGGGGCGCAAGATATTCTGGAATTCGAGCGGGAGGACGGCGGCGAACTCTTGGTTCCTTTCGTTCATCGCTGGGTAGGGCGGGCAAAAGTCAGCGAACGCACGATTGAGATTCTGAACTGGCGGGATCTGATCGAACCGGACATCATTGAGCCGGATCCGGACTCTGATGA
- the rpsP gene encoding 30S ribosomal protein S16, producing the protein MSVRIRLSRAGRKKIPHYRIVVMDSRNRRDGAYIEKIGKYDPRHQPPLIEVAEDRALHWLRQGAVPSDTVRSLLSKHGIMLRFDLTKRNTPAERVDETVSRWKEQASAREARRAQLKSQRRKKKETAQPEAAPAEPTPSA; encoded by the coding sequence GTGTCGGTTCGCATCAGACTTTCACGGGCGGGACGGAAGAAGATCCCGCATTATCGAATCGTGGTAATGGATTCCCGCAACCGGCGGGACGGCGCCTACATCGAAAAGATCGGCAAGTATGATCCTCGTCATCAGCCGCCTCTGATTGAAGTCGCCGAAGACCGAGCCCTCCATTGGCTGAGGCAGGGCGCGGTGCCGTCGGATACGGTTCGGAGTCTATTGTCGAAGCATGGCATCATGCTCCGGTTCGATCTCACGAAGCGCAACACGCCGGCGGAGCGCGTGGACGAGACCGTCTCCCGATGGAAGGAGCAGGCGTCGGCCCGCGAAGCTCGTCGAGCACAACTGAAATCGCAGCGGCGGAAGAAGAAAGAGACGGCTCAGCCCGAAGCGGCTCCCGCAGAGCCGACCCCATCGGCCTGA